TTTAATATATACAATTTATAGTGTATAGTAACTATACAGTCAAGAGAAGGAGACCAATTTATGCAAAAAATTAATCAAATTCCTATAAGTGAGTTTGCTAGTTTAACAAATGTGACTCGTCAAACTCTTATCTATTACGATAAAATCAACCTTTTCAAACCGGATTATATCAATGACATGGGTTACCGTTATTACTCCATTAAACAAATTGAATTCATCAGCGTTATCACATTACTCAAGGAATTAGGCATGCCGCTTAAAGAGATTAAAGAATATACGCAAAACAAATCTCCCGAATACTTTTTAAATTTAATGACACAACAGAAGAAGACCATTCAAGCGCAAAAGCAGCATTTAGAATATAACGAAATGATCATCGATGATAAAATCCAACTCATTAAAGAAGCGATACAAACGCCATTCGATGAAATCACACTGCAAGAAATAGAAGAATCGACTTTCTACATCAGTGATGATATCGCAAATGCGTCAGAACTTGATTTCTTACTTTCCATTAATCAATTTATCGATGAACTCAAATCACACGAGCTATTTACTAGCCAACCGATTGGCGTCATTTCAAATAGAGCAGACATTATCAATCATAGATACCACAATTACAGTCATCTATACGTCAAAATTCCAAACGCCAAACGACATTACGAAAACACCATTACTTTAAAAGGCCAATACCTCATCGGTTACCATTTAGGGAGAGATACTAATATAGAAGAAACGTACTTAAAAATGATCAAAGAAATCGAAAACATGCATTTAAACATCGGACAATATGTGTATGAAGAATTTGTGTTTGATTCTGTCATTAAAAATAATGAAAATGAATATATTACGAAGATTATGATTGAAGTTGAATAAGTATAGTAACATTTCCCCTTGCACCAATCATTATCATTTGCTTAAAAATGATATTTATATCATGATAAAATTAAATCATTTTCAAAATTAAACAAAGGGGTGTTTTTTATGAAAAGAGCATTAATCGTACTTACAGAAGAATATGCGGATTGGGAATTAGCGTATATCGCCGCAGAACTTTCCA
The Mammaliicoccus sp. Dog046 genome window above contains:
- a CDS encoding MerR family transcriptional regulator codes for the protein MQKINQIPISEFASLTNVTRQTLIYYDKINLFKPDYINDMGYRYYSIKQIEFISVITLLKELGMPLKEIKEYTQNKSPEYFLNLMTQQKKTIQAQKQHLEYNEMIIDDKIQLIKEAIQTPFDEITLQEIEESTFYISDDIANASELDFLLSINQFIDELKSHELFTSQPIGVISNRADIINHRYHNYSHLYVKIPNAKRHYENTITLKGQYLIGYHLGRDTNIEETYLKMIKEIENMHLNIGQYVYEEFVFDSVIKNNENEYITKIMIEVE